Within the Zea mays cultivar B73 chromosome 10, Zm-B73-REFERENCE-NAM-5.0, whole genome shotgun sequence genome, the region TCTCTCGTACTGGTATTCCAGAACAAAGAATCTGTAGGATGCCAGATTCTTGGATACAAAATGAGGTAATTGAAATCAATCAACATGGATCCCACAAAGTGCGGTCGTGATGTTGTGAGGTCCAAAAGGCTATAAATCATGTTCAGCGTTTCCAAAGCTAGAAAGTGTGCATAGCGGATTTGCATTAGTAAAGCCTTCTCCGCCATCACCACGCTGAGCGACGACCTCCTCCAGGACATCTTCCTCCTGCCGAGATCGTGGGCTAGACGTCATCGgtgtggctgctggcctcgtgttCATTCGGCAGTGGAATCATCTATCTGTTCTCCATTGATCTTGAAACTATGAATCGCCCGGAGGCGCTGATCTACCCTTTCACAATTGCGTGGCCACCCACCCTCTTTCCTAAATCCTGCTGGACAAGGAGCTTGATATGTAAGTGGCCAGTCATGCAACTCTCAGCAAAACCAAGCCTTTCATTCATATTTTCTAGCACTACTTATTTAAGTTACTTATATTATATAAAGATGTCGGAAATTTAACTTCTGTAGCGGAAAGATTATGCTAGTGCCTTTACTGTTCAAAACTTTAATTTTCACTAGTTTGTTAGGTTTGGAATACTGGTATAACTCGGTCCTTTTGACTTTGATGTAGGAATATGACGGTAAACTCCAGCATAAGATGGCAGAGGCGATGatagaaaaaaaaagagagaggaaGAATCTCAGTTATTCTGATGAAGTATTGGGGATGATGATGATCAGTTGCTATAGTTTGTGGCTGTTACTAGATTGGCACAATAGTTGTTATAGCAACTGAATCTTGTGCGTACTTCCAACGGCGGGGCTTGAGAGTGTTTGCTTGGTGTGTTCTTGTTATGCTACTGCTTAGTCATAACTCTGCCAATTTCCTATCTGTTTTGTCTGCAATCATGTGCATTCACAACAAGGTCTAATGGTGGTAGTGACTTTTCACCATCTATCTGAAGGTTCCCACTAGACCTCATCATGAGCCACCCGACTCGAGCAACCCAATCCGACCAATGCAACAGGTGGGTACGGACCATAATTTTTTAACCTAAAACCCAATGCAGCCTGAAAACCCTCGACCCGACACGTCAAACAGAGAGTCACGGGCTAACCCGACACTAGCCACGCGTCAGGTATGGGCAATGCTAAATGCCGACCCGACATTTGAACATGTTTAGTTCCCACAGTGTTGTGAATGTGAATTTCGTCCGAGTATTGCAGCTGTGAATGTGAATTTCTGTCCCAGGACTTCACAATTTTGGAGTTTACTGAACCCAACCAGACACTATGCTAAATGGTCACAATTTTGAATGCAAAGgcctgtttgtttgggattataatctgcccagattatataatctagcttatATTGAACTAACTTAGTTCAATataagctagattatataatctgggcagaTTATAACACTTAGTTCAATATAaggtagattatataatctgagcagATTATAATCCCAACAAACAACCCTTATGTCCTGTTTGGTTTGATGGACCAGTGGCGGACCCAGGATTTGAAGACAGCCTAGGCGAAATTACACTGCTATACTCTACGCCTGTGCCTAGACCCTTTGCTGCTCTGCTTGCTTGCTTGTGGGTATGATGTTTGCTTGCTTCTATCCATTGTCGCAGCCGAGGCAGCCCAGGCCACCGCCTGTGGTGCCTGGGCGGTAAGTCCGCCACTGTGATGGACTAAAGATTAGCCCATtcattttagtctcatttagtccctaaattgccaAATGGTGGGGCTAAAACAGGGACTAAACTGCTTTATTCTCTAGTCTCTTAagggtgactaaaagggactaatcCATATTAATTTCACTTTTTGCCCCTCATTTACTTTAGTTGTACTAATTGTGGAAGAATGTTGAGGGGTATTTTGATCTTCTTATAATTCATTTAATGTGTTTTGAATACTTTTAATCTCTACACCAAACAGGATAcatactaaactttagtcctataACTAAACTATAGTCCCtaactaaaggaaccaaacataCCCTTAGAGGGTGTTTGATTTATaatgactaatttttagtccctccattttattacATTTTAATCTATAAATTGCTAAATactgaaactaaaatagagtttaagTTTCCATATTTAAATATTTAACAATTTAGGgagtaaaataaaataaaacgaaGAAACTAAAAATTAGTCCGTACTCCATAGGAACCAAACACCTAGACGAGGCTGTGATGTTATGATATCATACCAAAGTCATCAGCACTGGATACCTTATTAAACATGATCGTTCATACGTTATGTACGTAGTCTGAAAGGTTGCATGTACAAAAGGAGTGAAATCAGATTTGCACCGTTATTACTACCTCAAGGTCGACGACGTACAAGGAACATCATGCATACAAAGGCTCCCTATTCCCTGGTAATAGATGATTCCCAATCCGGCTCTTCGATCTTCCATCAGAATGCACTTTGCACAAATTTCAGGCGAGATATATGGTATAGAGACAATCATGTATGACGCCCAAAGTTCCATGTAGAATGTAAGATACACACCTGACATTTCACAAAGCACTGCTCTCTACTACATCTTCTTGATCACTGGCAACTGCGGACAACTGCACCAGCACATCATCAGGGCGAGACCTTGTTGGCCCAGCGGCAAAAGAACGGACCTCCTTTTCCAGCTCAATCCAGCTCTTGCCAGTGTCCTTCCTCAAGCCCCTAGCTCTCATCCTCTTCATGATCCTGGCCCTGTCGTCCCATCTGCCCTCGGACGAGTACACGTTCGAGAGCAAGACGTAAGCGGCAGTGCAGTCAGGGTCCAGGAGGAGCAACTTCTCTGCCGCACATTCACCAACTCCTGAGTTCTTGTGGAAGCTGCAAGCTCCCATCAGCGACTGCCACAGAAGAGCGCTGTCCTTGAACGGTCCGTCTTCTATGAACGCCTTGGCGTCATCCAGCTGGCTGGCTCGGCCAAGCATGTCAACCACGCATGCGTAGTGCTCCACCTTCGGATGGATTCCATACTTCGATGGCATGGAGTCCAGTATCTCCAGTCCCTTCCTGGGTGACCCGACATGGCTGCATCCGTGGAGCAGTGACAGGAACGTGACATCGGTGGGCTTGACGCCATCGGCTTCCATGGACTCGAACAGCCCAAAAACCTCCCAACCATGGCCGTGCCGGGCATACGCAGCGATGATGGAATTCCACGTGACCGTGTTCTTGCTGGGCGTTCCGTCAAACACTCGGATAGACTCCTGTAGCTCGCCGCATTTGGAATACATATTGATCAGGCCGTTGCAGACGTAGGTGTTCCCTCCGAAGCATCTCTTGATGGCCAGCGCGTGGATCTGTTTCCCAAGAGCAAACGGCGCCGAAGCACCGAAGGCACCCAGGACTGCAGAAACCATGTTTGCGTCGACGCGGATTCCTTTCCCGACCATCTCAGCGAACAACCTGAACGCCTCCTCCTCCAGTCCGTTCTGAGCAAACCCAGCAAGAATCACCGTCAAGGAAACTTCGTCAGGATCCTGGCCGGAGCGGAACACCCTCAGCGCATCCTCCATCAACCCGCATTTGGAGTACATGTCCATGAGCTCACTCTCGACATGGAGATCAGTCTCCAGCCCAGCCTTGACGGCAAGCCCGTGAATCTGCTGCCCTTCCCTGGCGGCGCGTGATCCGGCACATGCTAGCAAAGAACTCGAGTACGACGCCCTGTTGGCGTCCACCGCGCGCCTCATCTGCCGGAACAGAGACAGGCTCTCGCTATATCGCTCTGCCCGAGCCATCCCGGAGACCATCGCCGTCCACGTGATGACGTTCCTGTCCGCCATGCCGTCGAACACACGCTCCGCAGAGCCCGGGGAGCTGCACTCGAAGTAGGCGGTGATCAGCGCGTTCCCGACGGACACCTCAGCGTCGAGCCCGCACGACGCCGCCAGCCCGTGTACCGCGGGGAGCGACGCGGAGCCCGTGCCCCCGCCAGCGCGCGCGCACGCGGACAGGACGGTGGTCAGCGTGGCGTGGTCGCACGCGGCGGCGCCTGGCGCGGCGCTCAGCATCCGCCTGAGCAGCGCGAGCGCATCCGTGGCCGAAGCGGAGGCGGAGAGGAGCGAGTTCCAGGACACGGAGTCCCGGAGGGCCATTTCGTCGAACACCCTGACGGCGTCCCCGCGGCAGCCGCAGCGGCCGTACATGGCGACGAGGGAGTTCCATACCACGACCACGTGCTGCAGGCAGGAACGGCGTGGGCAGAGGCGGAAGTGGCTGGGGTTCTTGGCGACGATGGCGTGCAGCGAGGTGCCGAGGCGGAGGTCCCCAGCGCGGCCGCAGCGCGCGAGGAGGCCGCTGAGGTGGGCGTAGCTGAGGGGCGGGGACCACACATCTCTCATTCAGTCATTCGTTGTCGATCGTTTCAGACCGACAAACAAACTCGAAACGGAACAAGCATAGGTGAATAAAAAGGTATCACATAAATATTTTTACTCTGTAATGTTTTTTATGGTAAAAATATAACACGTAAATATTTTCTCAGGTGGTCAACAATAATATACAGAAGATATATTTTATATAAAACTATATTAACTTAATTGATTTATATCTAAATTATTATtagtagaatggaattcaattcaaaAGATCTAACCGGCGCCTACAAATTCAGAGCATACAGTTTTGCACAGAAAAATACATCAGAGAAACCACTGTGGTCGTTCAGGTTGTTCTCCTTGACCAGCAGCGACAAGGCCGCTCAGCTCCTTCTTTATCCGTTGCCGTGCTGGCACTGTCATTGTGGTCCCCACCAAAAAGACGAGCGCCCACGTCGTCCACCCAAGCTGGTCGGTCCTCCCACGCATCCTGCCAGCCACGTCGGCCTGCCTCCGGagatccctccctccctcccgagCACGCAGCGTGGCTTCCAATAACTGCTACCGACACGCGGGGCCCAAACAACCCGATCCCCACACGTCATGGACACGAGCCTCCTTCCTCGCGCCGTCGCGTGGCGGAGAGTGGGCGTTTGACCGCCCGCCCTGCCCTCGCGCGTGGGTTTTTCTTTTCCTTGGTTCGTTTGTTCCGCCTCGCTTTCAGCCTCATGGCCAGCGCGGGACTCCaccactcctcctccccctctccGCGGATCACCCACCGAACCCACGCGAAACcggcgtccagatcttctcccccgcggttcaGATCCCCGGACGCAGCCGGCGCCTTCTGACTTGGGTTGGCACAGCCGTACAGGTTCATTTCTTGGTTGGATTTGCAGCTCCTTCCCGCTAATCCGTGGCTTAATTGCGGGTGCTTTACTGGTAGCCGCGATGCTGCTTAGCTTGAATCTTTTCTGCATCCCGGTTTATCTTTTTTCAACTTGTCTCTTGTTTGGTGATTAGAACAAAAAAAAAACAAGTGTTCTGCTGGTTTAATTAACCAAAACTGCACTGTTCAAGCAATAATTGAGTTCCTTCCTTGCATCCTGCAAAGTGTGGCCATGCTACGTCCTGTGCTGTGACTGTGAGCGGCCATCTGACCTCCATGTCTGCTACCAGGTTGCTTTGCGCTGCGGTGGATCTCCTGGCGTGGCGACATGGGCCTGGGTTTGGGAGCTCTTCTCAAATCCGGCGGGCTCTCGGTCTCGGATCACGACGCCATCGTCTCGATTAACATCTTCATCGCGCTGCTCTGCAGCTGCATTGTCATCGGCCACTTGCTGGAAGGGAACCGATGGGTGAACGAGTCCATCACCGCGCTTGTCATGGTGGGGCTCTCCGGCCTCCGCTCTCTCGCAGTCCGGGTGTCTGTGGTTTTGCTTCTGTGGGCACTGCTTTGAGTGTTCTTGTTTCCTGTATGTAGGGCCTCATCACCGGAGGCGTCATCCTGCTGGTTACTAATGGGACAAACTCACGCATTCTTGTGTTCAGCGAGGACCTGTTTTTCATATATTTACTTCCGCCGATAATCTTCAATGCCGGGTGAGTCTGCTTAGTACCACCGTGGTTTTTGTGTCTTAGGGGttgtttggtttatagggactaaacattagtccctccactttattccattttagttcataaattgttaaatagggaaactaaaatagagttt harbors:
- the LOC100383629 gene encoding Pentatricopeptide repeat-containing protein At3g05340; translation: MRDVWSPPLSYAHLSGLLARCGRAGDLRLGTSLHAIVAKNPSHFRLCPRRSCLQHVVVVWNSLVAMYGRCGCRGDAVRVFDEMALRDSVSWNSLLSASASATDALALLRRMLSAAPGAAACDHATLTTVLSACARAGGGTGSASLPAVHGLAASCGLDAEVSVGNALITAYFECSSPGSAERVFDGMADRNVITWTAMVSGMARAERYSESLSLFRQMRRAVDANRASYSSSLLACAGSRAAREGQQIHGLAVKAGLETDLHVESELMDMYSKCGLMEDALRVFRSGQDPDEVSLTVILAGFAQNGLEEEAFRLFAEMVGKGIRVDANMVSAVLGAFGASAPFALGKQIHALAIKRCFGGNTYVCNGLINMYSKCGELQESIRVFDGTPSKNTVTWNSIIAAYARHGHGWEVFGLFESMEADGVKPTDVTFLSLLHGCSHVGSPRKGLEILDSMPSKYGIHPKVEHYACVVDMLGRASQLDDAKAFIEDGPFKDSALLWQSLMGACSFHKNSGVGECAAEKLLLLDPDCTAAYVLLSNVYSSEGRWDDRARIMKRMRARGLRKDTGKSWIELEKEVRSFAAGPTRSRPDDVLVQLSAVASDQEDVVESSAL